GCCCAACCGCAGCCAGCTCCGCGGCCTTCGACCGAGTCCTCCTCCAACCCGGCAACCGCCTCAAGTACGTACAGTTCCTGCCCGATCTACGTGGGCTGCCCACCAACTCCGTGGTAGCCACGCCCCTGGGCGCCACCCTGGGGCTCGAGGTCCGCAACCAACTCGCGTCGGGCACTAACCGCGCCGTGAAGCGCATAACCGACTTCCTTGGCGCCAGCCTCCTCCTGCTCGTGCTTGGCCTGCCTCTGCTCGTCGTCGCCGTCCTCATCCGCCTGGATTCACGCGGCCCGGCCCTCTACCTTTCGCCGCGCATCGGCCGTTACGGCAAGGCGTTCGCCTGCGTCAAGTTCCGCACCATGCACGTAGATGCCGACGAGCGGCTCCAGACGCTCCTGAGCGAGCACCCGGAGCTGCGCGAGGAGTACGAGCACTTCCACAAGCTCGAGAACGACCCCCGCGTCACGCGCGTCGGACGCGTGCTGCGGCGCGTGTCCCTCGACGAGCTGCCCCAGCTCCTCAACGTCATGCGCGGCCAGATGAGCCTCGTAGGCCCTCGCCCGTACATGGAGCGCGAGCGCAAGGAGATGGGCGGCGAGCAGGACATCATCTTCCTGGCCCGCCCCGGCATGACGGGCTACTGGCAGACGGAGGCGCGCAACGACGTAAGCTTCGCCGAGCGCCAGGCCATGGAGGCGCACTACGTGCGCAACTGGTCGGTGTGGTGGGACGTCGACATCCTCCTGCGCACCCCGGCGGCCATGCTCGACAGAGCGGGGAAGTGACACGAGAGCCTGAGCCCACCGCGGCTCATGGCCCTGCGCCCATGCCGGCTCGAGGCGAGCCGCGCCCGCGGTAAAGTACGCCGTGCCTGCCAAGCCAGTAGCCAACGGTGCGTTGCGTGCGTTCGGCATCGTCTCGGCCGCCTCGAAGCCGCTCTACTGGCTGTACGAGCGGCGCCTGACGCGCGCCGTCAAGGCGGCCGGACACTTGCCACGCCACATCGGCATCATCATGGACGGCAACCGCCGCTTCGCGAAGGCCGCGGGCCTCGACGTCAAGGCCGGGCACGACTACGGCGCCACCAAGGCCAGAGAGGTGCTCGACTGGTGCCTCGAGCTCGGCATCCCGCACGTGACCCTCTGGGGCTTCAGCACCGAGAACCGCTCGAGGTCGGCCGAGGAGGTCGGGCACCTGCACCGCCTCTTCGCGGAGCAGGCGAAGAGCCTGCTGAACGACGAGCGTCTGCATGCGAACCGCGTGAAGGTCCGCATCATCGGCGACATCGCCGACTTCCCGGACGAGGTCAAGGCCGCCCTCGCCGCCATGGAGGACGCCACGCGCGACTACGACGGCATGCACCTCAACGTGGCCCTCGGCTACGGGGGCCGGGAGGAGATCGTCGACGCCGTGAAGCGCCTCGCCGAGGAGCGGGCGGCCGAGGGCGCGACGTTGAGCGAGCTGGCCGCCGGCCTGAGCGCCGAGCAGATCACCCGCCACCTCTACACCGCCGGCCTGCCGGACCCGGACTTCGTGATCCGCACCTCGGGCGAGGTGCGCCTCT
This is a stretch of genomic DNA from Trueperaceae bacterium. It encodes these proteins:
- a CDS encoding isoprenyl transferase — protein: MPAKPVANGALRAFGIVSAASKPLYWLYERRLTRAVKAAGHLPRHIGIIMDGNRRFAKAAGLDVKAGHDYGATKAREVLDWCLELGIPHVTLWGFSTENRSRSAEEVGHLHRLFAEQAKSLLNDERLHANRVKVRIIGDIADFPDEVKAALAAMEDATRDYDGMHLNVALGYGGREEIVDAVKRLAEERAAEGATLSELAAGLSAEQITRHLYTAGLPDPDFVIRTSGEVRLSGFLLWQTAYSEFYFCDANWPEFRKVDFLRAVRSFQARERRFGK